TGAGCGCACGGTGCTGGCCGGCGGCCCGCTCGGCATCATGGCCGCCTGCATGGACGTGGCGATGCCCTATGTGCACGAGCGCAAGCAGTTCGGCCAGCAGATCGGCACCTTCCAGCTGGTGCAGGGCAAACTCGCCGACATGTATACGACCATGAATGCCTGCCGCGCTTACGTCTATGCCGTGGCGGCCGCCTGCGACCGCAAGGAGACGACCCGCAAGGACGCCGCCGGCTGCATCCTTTTTGCCGCGGAAAAGGCGACCTTGATGGCGCTGGACGCGATCCAGCTGCTTGGCGGCAACGGCTACATCAACGACTATGCGACCGGCCGCCTGCTGCGCGACGCCAAGTTGTACGAGATCGGCGCCGGCACCTCAGAAATCCGCCGCTGGCTGATCGGCCGCGAGATGATGGCGGAGGCGATCTGAGATGAAGCCCGCGCGACATTTCCGCCGCGCGGGCTGTCTTCTAGCGCTCGGACAGCGCGATGGCTTTCGCTTTCGCCCATCGGCCAAGCACCTGACGCTCTTCAGCGGTGGCCAGGCGATTACCGTGGCCGCGCACCTGCACCACATGGTGCTGGCGATTGAGCTCGATGGTGAGCAGACGCTTGATGTTGCCCTCCACGCAGCGACGCAACGACCAGATCGAAGCCTGCCCGGAGATGCACTTCTGCGCGTAGCTGGACACGCAGTGATGCATGGCGCGGGACTCGGCCACGAGCTCGTCGGCGGTGACGAGTTGCGTCACCGTGAACTGCTCCTTACGCACGCGCACCTCCCCCGCCGTCGGCTTCCAGCTCCAGTCGTCGAGCGGCGAACCGGCCCAACGCCCCTCGGGCTCGCCGCCCGCTGCCCGGAAGGCCCGGCGCCGGGCCGCCTCGATGCGAGCGATAGTCTCGAGGTCGCGATGCCACTCGGCCATCTGGCGCTGCAGCGAGGCGAGCGTACGGCCGTTGAGGCTGTAGCCGGGCTCCCGCTCGCGCCGCGCGGCAAGGTAGTCGCAGAGATCGTCGATCTCCGCGATGGTCGCCACGTTCACGCAGAAGAAGCGTGCCACCTCGCGCCAGAAGACGAAGCCGGCACGCGGCGTCCGCGCGATCTTCGAACGGGCAATGCGCAGCGCCGAGCCGAGGTCGCCGGTGTAGGAGCGGGCCACGGCCAGCCAGATCGCCTCGTCGAAACCGAGATCGCCGGGCGAGTTGAGGAACCAGTGGACTTCCTTGCGGGAAAGCCACGTTCGCGCCTCCTCCTTCCACAGCGAACGACCGCGCGCGGCAACCACGTACCAGCGCCGGCGCAGCGCGATTTCGTCGGCGTCGAGACCGGAACCGTCGAGCCAGATTTCTTCCAGCGCATAGGGAACCGGGTAGAGCGCGAAGAGATGGCGTGCCGCGGCCAGCTGCAGGCGTGCGGCATCGCGCGTCTTCAACATGGGGCGCCATGCCTCGGGTTCGCGGGCCATGACGCCGGCGAACCCTTGCCCGGCGTCGTTCAGCGCACGCGCGAAGTCCGGAGCCGGACGCGGCGCGCGCTGGACACGCCGCAGCGTCGCTTCATAGCAGGCAATGCGTTCGCGCTCGGCCTCGCGCCGGCGCTTGATCGTGGACTTGGCCATGGCCGTTCATCCTTGGTGAAACCCTGTCAGCCGGACGCGCGTCGAGCGCCGGCACGGAATGTGTCGATCTCGGTCTCGCGGTCATGGACGGGTCTCCTTTCGGTTGAACGGGGCGGCTCTCTAGGCCGCCAACGGATTTCGGGCAAGTGCGGAAAGAGTATTGTTTCCAATGCGATAAGTGCCTGTTGCATTCGCGCAACTGAGGCTTTGGACAAACCGGTGGCGTCGGCGGGGAGCACCTGGCTCCCCGCCGTTTCAGTTGAAGCCGCGCGGCGCTTCGAACGTCGGCTTCACCACCACCTGGTGCGCGTCGCGCCACAGCACTTCGCGGTGGCGGTCGATCCTGACCGCCCGCACCGGCAAGCCGCCCTCTTCGATCAGCCAGGCGCAATAATGCGCCCGGGCGATCATCTCGCGCGCGTCGTGGTCGAACCAGCACACGCCCCAGATCGAGTTGCGCCGCTTGAAATGGCGCGCCACCCGGCCCGGCACCGGCAGGTGCTCGTTGAACCATTCGAACTCGTCGTAGAGCTCGCGCAGAATCCAGTCCGGCGCGCCGATCCGGTGGAGATACCAGGACGCCCGGAAGAAGCCGGTCTCCACCCGGCTGTCGGGGTGGATAAGCGGCGTGACGAACCGCACATACATGATGACACTGGCGGCGCCGCGCGCCGCTCCTCAAACTTGCTGATGTTTCTGGCTAAAAAGTCGCCGCCCTCAGGCGGCTTGCTCGCACGCCCGAGGCAGACATTCGCGGGAAAGCAGAATTCTGCTTTTCATCGTCGCCTCCATCACAGTGTCATGCGCGACCAGACAGACGAGGCTTCGCGCGGGGCGTGGCCAATACATCGAAACGATTTGCGCCGCAAGGCCGGTCTGCCGAGAAATCGCGACGAAACTATAGTAAAACGCCGAAATGTTCCCTATAAGTTCCTCATACGTTCAAATGGAGCGTATTGGGGGGACATCATGAAACTGAAACAGCTCTTGAAGCTATTGATCCCGCTCGGGCTTCTGGTCGCGGTTCCGCTCGCGGTTTCGAGCCCGGTCTCGGCGGCGCAGCAGCAGGGTTATGCAACGGTCGAGCAGCTGGCGGCGGCGGTAGAAAAGCGCCTGCGCAAGGATGGCCGCTTTGTCGACATCAAGCCCAATCCCGACGACCCCGCGCAGATCGATCTTTCGCGCAAGAACGGCGAAGGCGGCCGCATCCGCATCGACGTGACCTACCTGCTCGACCAGGTCCGGGGCCTTCCACCGGCGGAGGCCGGAGAAGCGATCGAGACCTTCATCGGCGCTTTCGCCACCCTGCAAGAGGGGTACACCAGCGATCCGGCGCGGATTTTCGCCAATGTGCGCTCCAAGGGCTACCTCATGCAAAGCGGGGGAGACCTGACAAAGCGCGCGGTTTTCCAGGAACTGGCTGGCGATCTGATCGTGCTCTACCAGATGGACGAGCCGACGGCGCTGCGCACGCTCGACCGCTCGGAAACCGGCGGCCGCAGCCTCGAGGAACTTGCCGAACTCGGCCGCAAGAACCTGAAAGAGCAGATCAAGAAGGTGATCGAGCAGCGGATCGGCGACGATGTGTCGGTGTTCGAGATCGACGGCAATGCGCCGCTTTCGGCCGCCCTGCTGCTGTCGGACTGGTTCCACGGTTATGTCGCCAAGAGATTCCCCGGCGGCTATTTTCTGGGCGTGCCGGAGCGCGACTTCGTCATCGCGTTCAACAAGAATGCGCCGCAAGGGCTGCAAATGGCGCGCCAGCTCATGGACGAGTTCACCAAGGACGACCAGAATATCATGTCGCCGCTGCTTTACGAGCGGCGCGGCGGCAAGCTCGCGGTCGTGCACGAACCCATTTGAAACGAGGTCTTAATGCCAGCGCTCACCTCTTCGGTCTCCACCTCCTCCGAAACCTTCCGCGCCAATGCCGAGCGCATGCGGGCGCTGGTCGCCGACATTTCGGACAAGGCGGCAACGGTCCAACGCGGCGGGACGGAAGAGGCGCGCGCCCGCCACACCCAGCGCGGCAAGCTGTTGCCTCGCGACCGGCTGGCGCAACTCCTGGACACCGGCTCGCCCTTCCTGGAGATCGGCCAGTTCGCCGCCTGGGGCATGTATGACGATGCCATTTCCGCCGCCGGCATGATCGCCGGCATCGGACGCATCGAAGGCCGCGAGGTGATGGTGGTGGTGAACGACGCTACCGTGAAGGGTGGTACCTATTATCCCGTCACGGTGAAGAAGCACCTCAGGGCGCAGGAGATCGCGCTGCAGAACAGGTTGCCTTGCGTCTATCTGGTCGATTCCGGCGGCGCCAACCTGCCCAACCAGGACGAGGTGTTTCCCGACCGCGAGCATTTCGGCCGCATCTTCTACAACCAGGCCAATATGAGCGCCGCCGGCATCCCGCAGATCGCCTGCGTGATGGGTTCCTGCACGGCCGGCGGCGCCTATGTACCGGCGATGGCGGATGAATCGATCATGGTGCGCAAGCAAGCGACCATCTTCCTCGGCGGCCCGCCGCTGGTTAAGGCGGCGACCGGCGAGGATGTCAGCGCCGAGGAACTGGGCGGCGCCGATTTGCACACGCGCCAAAGCGGCGTCGCCGACCACTATGCGATGGACGACGAACACGCGCTGGCGATCTGCCGCCGCATCGTGCGCAACCTCAACCGCAAAAAGGAGAGCGGCCTCGACTTGCGCCAGCCCGTGGCGCCGCTCTACGACCCACGCGAAATCCTCGGCATCGTGCCGACGGATCTGCGCCAGCCCTATGACGTGCGCGAGGTGATCGCGCGCATCGTCGACGGCTCGGAGCTGGACGAGTTCAAGCAGAATTACGGCACCACGCTGGTCACCGGCTTTGCCCATATCCATGGCATGCCTGTCGGCATCATCGCCAACAATGGCGTGCTGTTTTCGGAGAGCGCTGTGAAGGGCGCACATTTCATCGAACTGTGCTGCCAGCGCAAGATCCCGCTGGTGTTCCTGCAGAACATCACCGGCTTCATGGTCGGCAAGAAATACGAGGCCGGCGGCATCGCCAAGGATGGCGCCAAGCTGGTGACGGCGGTGGCGACCGCGCAGGTGCCGAAGGTGACGATGATCATCGGCGGCTCGTTCGGCGCCGGCAATTACGGCATGTGCGGGCGCGCCTATTCGCCCCGCTTCCTGTGGATGTGGCCCAATGCGCGCATCTCGGTGATGGGCGGCGAGCAGGCGGCGATGGTGCTGGCGCTGGTGCGGCGCGAGAACATCGAGCGCAAGGGCGGCAGCTGGACGGCCGCGGAAGAGGCCGAATTCAAGCGCCCAACGCTGGAAAAATACGAGCGCGAGGGCCACCCGCTCTATTCATCCGCAAGGCTTTGGGACGACGGCATCATCGACCCGGTAAGGTCACGCGAGGTGCTGGCGCTTTCGCTGTCGGCCGCGCTCAACGCGCCGATCCCCGACACGAAATTCGGCGTGTTCAGGATGTGACGCCGTGCACTTGTTTTCACCGAAGCCAATACAGTGCTGTTCAAATGGGCCAGTCGAAGAATTGCATTGCCCGACAGCGACAATTTCTTCTATTGATTACGGTGTTCAATATTGGGCACATGGGGATAAATTTGCGACATCTTCGTTCTTTGAATATTTCCGTTCTGGCTTGCATGCTTCTTGCAGCGACTTCAAACATAACAACCGCCGGATCATTGGCGGGAAATCAGGGCGACAAGCGGTTCCCTCCGACTTTGCCGGACAATCCGAAAGACCCCTGCACCAAAGCGTGGAAGGCCTATGTGGCGGCTGGAGGCCACTCAGCCTACGCAATCACGCCCTATTCTCGCGTGCGGGATATCTTCGTCATTTGCGGCAATTCGTTGAACGCAAAGACGCAGGCGGCTGCGGAAGAAAAGGCGATGGCAAGCTGCGTGAGGACCCGCGACAGTTACAAGGGCAAGATCAACATAGGCGGCAGCTGCGAGATCGCGGCTTCGAAGTAAGCCGCGCGCGTCTCTCCGGCCGCAAAGCCGCGTTGCTAAGTCCAGCTGCGTGCCGGCCTTGCCATGATGGTGGCGGCCGGCACTACGGGGCAAGTGTCGATGCTCGGCCCGAGCGCCGCATTCGACGTGCAAATCCCGGACGCGACGTTCGGCGTGTTTGGGATGCGAGGTCTCCTATGGCCGCCGTTCCGAACCCGTCCGGAAGGAGTTCGCCCATGGCCTCTCCCGTTACCGATGCGCGTATCACGACCCTCGTTAGTCGTCTGATCGAAGCCAATGAGCTCGAGATTGCCGCACGGGAGCGCGAGGACACGCGTGCAGGAAACCGTCAGGTGGATCGGATGCGGCTCGTGCTGGATGAGCTTGTTAACTCCCCAATCGGGCGCGATACACTTGAGCGTCTGATGACACATGAGATGCCCGAAGTGCGCCTGCGCGCGGCCGGCCGAGTTATGGGGTGGGCGCCCAAAAAAGCCATTCCTGTACTCGGATCTCTGGTCGCCAATTGGATGCCGAAAGACCCGAAAAAGGGATATGTCGCCGTTGGCCTTTCTGCCGGCTGGAAACTCTACGAATACTTCGGCGTCAAGGATTTCGACCACAATAAGCTCATCGAGCCGTTGCGCACCTATGGGATCGAGCTGCCGAGGCGGCCAGACTAGCAGCGGAACAATCGAAGACGCGACCGGCGCGCGATGGCGCGCCGGCAGCACCACAACTACCCGGTACCAACACGAGGAAAGACTACCGATGCAATTCCATCGCGGCCGCCTGATCGACCATATCCATCTGCGCGCGGCCGACCTTGAAACGACCAGGCGCTTCTACCGCGCAGTACTCGAAGCCATCGGCCACGCCTCCTCCATTCATGAGGGCGAGACCTTCTTCTCGGCCGACGAATTGTGGATCGACGCCGCCAGCGGCCAGACCTCGCGCGTGCATCTCGCCTTCCAGGTGCCCGATCGCGAGACGGTGGCGAAATTCTACCAGGCGGGCCTTGCCGCCGGCGGCAGGGACAATGGCGGACCGGGCGAGCGCAGCTATCACCCCGGCTACTACGCCGCCTTCCTGTTCGACCCGGACGGCAATAACATCGAGGCCGTCCACCATGGCCCCTTCGAGCGCTCGGCGCCGTCGGTGGTGATTACGCCGAAATAATCAAGTCCGGCACCTTAATTGCCCTTACCATTGGAGGCCCCGATGTTTTCGAAGATCCTGATCGCCAACCGTGGCGAGATCGCGTGCCGCATCATCCGTACCGCGCGCAAGCTGGGCATCGATACGGTCGCCGTCTATTCCGACGCCGACGCCGCCTCCCTGCATGTCGCCATGGCCGACGAGGCGGTCCATATCGGCGCCTCCCCGGTCGGCGAGAGCTATCTTAGGGCCGAGCGCATCATCGCGGCGGCAAAGCAGACGGGTGCCGAGGCCATTCACCCCGGCTACGGCTTCCTTTCGGAAAACCCGAATTTCGTCGATCAGGTGGCGGCGGCGGGGCTGGTCTTCATCGGCCCGTCGGCCGCGTCCATCCGCGCCATGGGCCTCAAGGATGCTGCTAAGCGGCTGATGGAAAAGGCCGGCGTGCCTGTCGTGCCCGGCTATCACGGCGAGGCGCAGGACATCGTGCTGTTGGCCACCAAGGCGCGCGAGATCGGCTATCCGGTGCTGATCAAGGCGCGCGCCGGCGGCGGCGGCAAGGGCATGCGCCGGGTCGATCATCCCGATGATTTTTCCGAGGCACTGTCCGGCGCGCGGCGCGAGGCCAAGGCCGCCTTCGGCGACGACCGCGTGCTGGTCGAGAAATATGTCGACAAGCCGCGCCATATCGAGGTGCAGGTGTTCGGCGATAATTTCGGCAATGCCGTGCATCTTTACGAGCGCGACTGCTCGGCGCAGCGGCGCCATCAGAAGGTGATCGAGGAGGCGCCGGCGCCCGATATGACGCCGGCGCTGCGCAAGGCGATGACCGATGCCGCGGTGAAGGCCGCCAAGGCGATCCAGTATTCCGGCGCCGGCACCATCGAGTTCATCGTCGACGCCTCGAAGGGACTGTTGGCCGACCGCTTCTGGTTCATGGAGATGAACACGCGCCTACAGGTCGAACATCCGGTGACGGAAATGATCACCGGCGTCGACCTCGTCGAATGGCAGCTGCGCGTGGCTTCCGGCGAAAAGCTGCCGAAGGCCCAGGACGAGATCGCGCTTTCCGGCCATGCCTTCGAGGCGCGGCTCTATGCCGAGGATGCGACCAAGGGCTTTCTGCCGGCGATCGGCACGCTGCATCACCTGCGCTTTCCCGAGACCGCGCCGGCGGGTGCCAGCATGCGCGTCGAGACAGGCGTGCGCCAGGGCGATGCCATCTCGCCCTATTACGACCCGATGATCGCCAAGCTTGTCGTGCATGGGCCCGACCGCGCGAGCGCGCTGGCCGCGCTCGGCGAAGCGCTGGCCGGTACCGAAATCGCCGGCTCTGTCACCAACACCGCCTTCCTGGCTGCGCTGGCCGCCGATGAGGATTTCGCCGCCGGCGATGTCGACACCGGCCTTATCGGCCGCAAGCAGGAGGCTTTGACGGCGATCGCCCTTCCCGGCGACGATGTCATCGCGACGGCAGCACTTGCGGCGGCGGACGTCTCCATCCCTCGAAACGGTTCCGACCCATGGTCGTCACTTGTCGGCTACGCGCATTTCCACGCCGGCGCGCGCCGCATCAGGCTGAAAGCCGGCGACGAGGAAATCGCTGCCCGCATCACCGCGCGCGACGACGGTGGCTTCGATGTCGCGACCGAGACGGGCGTGCACGCCTTGCGGGCCGGCGGCGGCAAGCGGCTGGCGCGCTGGCCCGGCCACGTCACCGTCTTTGCCGGCGCCACGGGCTATAGTTTCGGCGTGCCGGATCCGCTGGCCAAGGCTGATGATGCCGGCGCGGGTGTCGGCAATCTGCGTGCGCCGATGCCGGGGCTGGTCAAGGTGGTGCGCTCGGTGGCTGGCGACGTGGTGGTCAAGGGGCAGCCGCTGCTCATCCTGGAAGCGATGAAGATGGAGCACACCATCGCCGCCCCGCATGACGGCACCATCGCCGAGATCGCTACGGAGGGCGCGCAGGTGACGGACGGAACGGTGCTGGTGCGGTTCGCCGAGACGGAGGCCTGAGCCGCCGACGATCCACGCCACGATCTCCAGCAAACAAAATGGCCGGGACAAGCCCGGCCATTCCGCTTTCATCAATCATCCCATGCGGGATCAGTCGACCTTGATCGGCGCGTACTTGCCTTCATGCCACTGGTTGATGTCGTACTTGGCGTTCTTCAGGTCACCCTTTTCGTCGAAGATGACTTCGCCAACCACGGTGCTGATCGGCTTGCCGTCCTTCAGCGCGGCGGCAACCTTGCCCGGATCGTCGCTGCCGGCGCGCTTGATGCCTTCGGCGAAAGCCTGGATCGTGGCGTAGGAGAACAGCGTGAAGCCTTCCGGCACGAAGCCCTTGGCCTTGATCTTCTCAATCGCTTCCTTGGCTTCCGGGCGGGCCTGCGGGTCAGCCGGGAACACGAACATCGTGCCTTCGCCAGCCGGGCCGGCAACCTGCCAGAATTCCGGCGAGGCGATGGAGTCCGGCATGATCAGCTGGTACTTGAAGTTCTGCTCGGCCGACTGGCGCAGGATGAGGCCGGCCTCCGGATGATAGCCGCCGAAATAGACGACATCGGCCTTCAGGTTCTTCAGCTTGGTGACCAGTGCCGAATAGTCCTTCTCGCCGGAATTGATGCCTTCATAGAGCACTTCCTTCAGGCCGCCCGCGTTCATCGTCGCCTTCACGGCGTCGGCGACACCCTGGCCATAGGCGCTCTTGTCGTGCAGCACGACGACGTTCTTGCCGGCATACTTCTTGGCAATCCACGGACCGATGAAGGCGCCCTGGGCGTCGTCACGGGTGTAGAGGCGCATGATCGTCGACCAGCCCTTCTTGGCGGCGTCGTCGGTCATCAGCGGGTTGGACGAGGCCGGGCTCATCATCAGCGCGCCGGCTTCGGCATAGACGGCGGAAGCCGGAATGCTCGAGCCCGAGCAGGCGTGACCGTCAATGAACATGACGCCGTTGCCGACGATGCGGTTGGCCACCGAAACGGCCTGCTTAGGGTCGCACTGGTCATCCTCGATGTCGATCTTGATCTGGCGTCCGTTGACACCGCCGGCGGCGTTGATGGCGTCGGCCGCGGCCTGCGCGCCGTGCTTGAACTGGTCGCCGATGGTGGCGAGCTGGCCCGTCATCGGCCCGACAACCGCGAAGGTGATGTCTTCGGCATAAGCGGCCGAGGCGCTGAGCGCCATGCCGAACAAGGCAGCGCTCAAAAATTTGGTCTTCTTCACTTTAAACCTCCCAAGGCTTGCGCAACCCCCTGGCCACGCTTGGCCGAGAATGGCCTCAAAATTCCACCGCTCGTCAAGCCCGTCGAAGCGTTTTTGCAATCGTCGGGTTAATCGCGCCGGCCAAATGCCGGGTCGAAAATGCGAAAACCGCGCCGGTCTTGTAACGACCGGTCGCGGTTTTCTTTCGCCGGGGCGGTTTCGAGCCAGATGGCTTCGAAAACGACCCGCCTTCCCTGTTTCGCCGGGCGGCCTTGCTGGCCGCTTCCGTTTCTTCAATTCGCCGTTGGAGCGGCGAGACCATCCCCTCGCGGGGCGGAATTCAGTGCGTGGTCATCCAGTCGCGGGCTTCGCGCAGGGCATGAGCGATCTCGCCCTTGGTCATGGAAGCCGAAAGTTCGGACCGCAGTTCCGCGGCGCGGGTCGAGCCCTTGATCGCGGCGATGTTGAACCATTTGTGAGCCGTGACTACGTCGGTCTCGCAGTCGCGGCCGGTCGCATACATCATGCCCAGTTCGAAGAGAATGTCGGCTTGAGCGGTTGCGCCCATCGTACCGAACCCTGCTTCCAGCATCTCGAAACGTGCCATTTCAAATCCCCTTGTCTGACCCTGTCTGCTCCTGAAAGCCGCCACCCTTTTCTTCAGTGGGTGTGCGCTCTTCCGATGCTTCGAAGAATGAAGGGGACGCTTGAATCCGTCGTTAAATGGCTTGCTTAACTGGAAGAAAACAAAGCTAAAACAAGAAGTAAACGTGAGAAACCGTTAAGGATAGGAAGTCCGCGATTGCTGGGTTTTCGCTCAAATTCGACGAAAATCCGAACCTCGCAAAACAAGGTTTCGCTAACCACGCGAAAGCTTCGCGAATTGAGAAATGCCTCAGCAGCCGGCGAAATGCCCTTTCGAACGCCGATGAAAAAGCGCTTTTCCTTCCCCAGCGGCACGGCTTTTGTTTTATTGGGGACTGGATTAGCCTGCTTGGGCGTGAGGGATGGAGAGGCTGGACCCGCAGGTCCGGCGGAGCGCACAGGGAGGAAGGAATGTTTCGCAAACTCAGCTTGGCTGTTGCGGCCACATTGATCATGGCGGGCGCGGCCTGGGCCGACCCGATCGAAGGCAACTGGAAGACGGCATCCGGTGCCACGGCGGCGATCTCGGGCAGCGGCTCGTTCTCGATCACGCTGAAGACCGGCAAGCATGCCGGCAAGACGATCGGCTCGTTCAAATCGACGGGTGAAGGCAAATATGCCGGCACCATCACCGATCCGGAGAACGACAAGACCTACAACGGCAAGGCCTCGATCTCCGGCAAGTCGCTGAAGATGAGCGGCTGTGTGCTGGGCGGCCTCATCTGCAAGAGCCAGACCTGGACCAAGATGTAAGCCGAACAGCAGACCCGGTTGACGACAAGGCGTTTCCGCCATGCGGGAACGCCTTTTGTTTTGGGAGCTGCGGTTGCAGTTGCCTCTCCTTCTCCCCTTGCGGGAGAAGGGGCGCTGCATCTGAATTTCCGTCAATCATTTTGAACCCTGGATGAACGGTGGCCTCAGAAGGGGTTCAGCCGCGCTCGGGCATTCTCTCCAGCATTGAGGGAGAGACCAATGCTTGCGCGCCGCTTCACCATCGTCTGCCTGCTGATGACGTTGTTCGGCATGGGCTTCGCGACACTGGTTGCCGGAGACGGCCGCTCCGCCCGGGCCTGGGATCAGGCCGGCTTGCGGCTCTGCGGTCTCGCCTGCCCCGACAGCTACACCCGTTGAACACCCGACACCTCGTATCGAAAGCCGCCGCCATGAACAGCATCGCCGAAAACACCGTCGCCGTTCTGAAGCTGTTGCCGCGCGCCATGCTGATCCTGATGCTGCTGGCTGCTCCGGTGCTGGCCGTGCCGATGATGCGGACAGGCACGGGCTCGACCATCGAGGCGCCGGCACTCAAGAAGAACGGCATCGGGCTGGTTCTTCTGGTCAGCCTGCAGCGCGGCTGATCAAGCTGATTGCTCAATCAGCTAAAAGCACGGGCAGCTAGAAAACACGGACCACTAAAAAAGCATGGGCCAATGAGCCTTTGGCGGGGCGGCCCCTCCCCAGTGTCATGTTCCATCTCTATAATGGGTCATGGAAAAGCGAATCTATCCACAAGCCATCGAGACCCTGGTCATGCCGGAGCCCTATGCCCGGCAATCCTTCGACGATGCCGGCGAGGCCGTCGCCGCGCTCAAGGTGCTCTACGAGCGCAACACCAAATTCCTGCGCGACTCCTTCTCGGCACTTGCCGCCGGCGGCGGCAACGACAAGCGCTACCGCGCCTTCTATCCGGAGGTCAGCGTCGTCACCAACTCGTTCACCCAGGTCGACTCGCGCCAGGCCTACGGCCATCTGCCGACGCCGGGGCAGTTCTCGACCACCATCACCCAACCGCATCTGTTCGAAAGCTACCTGACCGAACAGCTCAGGCTGATCATGCGCAATCACGGCGTGCCGGTGATCGTTTCGGAATCGGAGACGCCGATCCCGCTGCATTTCGCCTTCCTGGAAGGAACCTATGTCGACAGTGCCGCCGCCGAGCGCATCCGCCGGCCGATCCGTGACCTGTTCGACGTGCCGGACCTCGACGGCACCGACGATCAGATCGCCAACGGCACCTTCGAGGTGGCGCTGGGCGACCCGCGCCCGCTGGCGCCCTTCACCGCCCAGCGCATCGACTATTCCCTGCACAGGCTGACGCATTACACGGCGACCAGCCCGCAGCATTTCCAGAATTTTGTCCTCTTCACCAACTACCAGTTCTACATCGACGAGTTCTGCGCGATGGCGCGCGAGTTGATGGCGAAGGGTGGCGAGGGTTATTCCGAATTCGTCGAGCCGGGCAATGTCGTCACCAGGCCGGGCACGCCGCTGCTCAGCGAAGGCACCGCGCCGGGACGGCTGCCGCAGATGCCCGCCTATCATCTGAAGCGGCCGGACCATGGCGGCATCACCATGGTCAATATCGGCGTCGGTCCGTCCAACGCCAAGACCATCACCGACCACGTCGCCGTGCTGCGCCCGCATGCCTGGCTGATGCTTGGCCACTGCGCCGGCCTGCGCAACACGCAGGCGCTGGGCGACTATGTGCTGGCGCATGCCTATGTGCGCGAGGACCATGTGCTGGACGACGACCTGCCGGTGTGGGTGCCGGTGCCGGCGCTGGCCGAGGTGCAGGTGGCGCTGGAGGAAGCGGTGGCCGAGGTGACCGGGCTTTCCGGCTACGACCTCAAGCGCATCATGCGCACCGGCACGGTCGCCACCATCGACAATCGCAACTGGGAACTGCGCGACCAGCGCGGGCCGGTGCAGCGGCTTTCGCAATCGCGCGCCATCGCGCTCGACATGGAATCGGCAACCATCGCCGCCAACGGGTTCCGCTTCCGCGTGCCCTACGGCACGCTGCTGTGCGTTTCCGACAAGCCGCTGCATGGCGAACTGAAGCTGCCCGGCATGGCGACCGAATTCTACAAGCGGCAGGTGGCGCAACACCTGACCATCGGCATTCGCGCCATGCAGAAGCTGGCCGAAATGCCGATGGAGCGGCTGCATTCACGCAAGCTGCGCAGCTTCTCGGAGACGGCGTTCCAGTAGGAGGCCGTACTCCGAGCGGCGGTGTGCGGCGTCGGCCTCAACCGACTATAGTGACGGCGGTTGCCGAACATCAGGTCGCCGATGACGATCAGACTCCAGCGATCCCCCAGGGCCTCGAGAATCCGATTGATCGGGCAGCCCAGCGCAGGGCATTCACGCGCACTCCAAAAACCGATTGCAATATAAAATCAGTTTATGTAACCTACAACCGGTTGCGAGATGCAATCAGTCAGGCAGATATGCCGCGTGGCTGATTGCAAGCGATGGAGGCGGAGGGATGCTCAAGACCGACGGCGTTATCTAGATGATCCCAAAACCCTGTTCGCAGCAGCGTGCAAAA
The genomic region above belongs to Mesorhizobium terrae and contains:
- a CDS encoding ABC transporter substrate-binding protein: MKKTKFLSAALFGMALSASAAYAEDITFAVVGPMTGQLATIGDQFKHGAQAAADAINAAGGVNGRQIKIDIEDDQCDPKQAVSVANRIVGNGVMFIDGHACSGSSIPASAVYAEAGALMMSPASSNPLMTDDAAKKGWSTIMRLYTRDDAQGAFIGPWIAKKYAGKNVVVLHDKSAYGQGVADAVKATMNAGGLKEVLYEGINSGEKDYSALVTKLKNLKADVVYFGGYHPEAGLILRQSAEQNFKYQLIMPDSIASPEFWQVAGPAGEGTMFVFPADPQARPEAKEAIEKIKAKGFVPEGFTLFSYATIQAFAEGIKRAGSDDPGKVAAALKDGKPISTVVGEVIFDEKGDLKNAKYDINQWHEGKYAPIKVD
- a CDS encoding SEL1-like repeat protein, which encodes MARFEMLEAGFGTMGATAQADILFELGMMYATGRDCETDVVTAHKWFNIAAIKGSTRAAELRSELSASMTKGEIAHALREARDWMTTH
- a CDS encoding DUF2147 domain-containing protein, yielding MFRKLSLAVAATLIMAGAAWADPIEGNWKTASGATAAISGSGSFSITLKTGKHAGKTIGSFKSTGEGKYAGTITDPENDKTYNGKASISGKSLKMSGCVLGGLICKSQTWTKM
- a CDS encoding AMP nucleosidase yields the protein MEKRIYPQAIETLVMPEPYARQSFDDAGEAVAALKVLYERNTKFLRDSFSALAAGGGNDKRYRAFYPEVSVVTNSFTQVDSRQAYGHLPTPGQFSTTITQPHLFESYLTEQLRLIMRNHGVPVIVSESETPIPLHFAFLEGTYVDSAAAERIRRPIRDLFDVPDLDGTDDQIANGTFEVALGDPRPLAPFTAQRIDYSLHRLTHYTATSPQHFQNFVLFTNYQFYIDEFCAMARELMAKGGEGYSEFVEPGNVVTRPGTPLLSEGTAPGRLPQMPAYHLKRPDHGGITMVNIGVGPSNAKTITDHVAVLRPHAWLMLGHCAGLRNTQALGDYVLAHAYVREDHVLDDDLPVWVPVPALAEVQVALEEAVAEVTGLSGYDLKRIMRTGTVATIDNRNWELRDQRGPVQRLSQSRAIALDMESATIAANGFRFRVPYGTLLCVSDKPLHGELKLPGMATEFYKRQVAQHLTIGIRAMQKLAEMPMERLHSRKLRSFSETAFQ